TTGCCAGTAAAATGTCAACACCTTCGTTTGTAATTCGTCATTTTTTATTGATTGTAGCGAGAATATTTGCTTGTGCTTTTTTCTTGTATATTTGCTCCACTGTGTAAGTGTTACAAAATCATCAGCATGTTGACAATCAAAACCTTGCGCAATCATCATTAATAATTTTTGATCCTTTGACGTGTCCTTAGTGAAATTGGCAATTGCTTGatagttgctgctgctgctgctagtTTCGCAAGTGATGTTCGAACTGCAAATATCAAGAGCTGCATGCTTGGTAGCACTAGCACCCACAGTGTCAAATGTCAATACAtcgctagttgttgttgttgttgttcttattgGTAATGGAGGTGTTGAGCTCCCATCAGCAACTGTCAGCGACAGCTGTTCATTTGCGTTGCACTGTAAGTGCGTTTCAGCGCGCTGTTTTATAGCTGTACTTTGATGATGCTCTTTTTCTTGTTGTTCTTGTTCTTGTAGCAGTTGCAATTTTTGTAATGGATTCACCGTTGATATCGCGTACTGCATAAACATCTTCAATAACGTGTGGAGCAAGCACACCAATAGCACAATCAAtgatttcaaattgttttcaatgCAATTATGAAAGGATTTTCGTGCTTTTACTGCCCGTTTAACTATCACCGTTGAAGTAGTCGTTGATTTGGTTGCAGCTGCTGTTGTTGCTCTTATTACCTTTGGCGCCAACATATTCCTGGTAAGCTCCGTTGCAAATGCTCGTCTCAGTGTTGAATGTTCCCTTTCCATTGTAGTTGATTTCTTCGACATCTTCTGACAGCTTATAAAATGGCGTGTCAGTACCCGTACAAAGATGGTTGTGAATAGAATGGCAAAAATATAAGCAACACTTTCTTTTTTTACCTCGAAACTCCCCAAAGCTTTTGCTATTTTGCCTTCCTCTTCATTATATCGAGCTTCTGTAATCCTTTTGACAGATTTTAGCTCTAGTTCTTCTACTACAGGTTGCTTAAATTGTTTGCTGAATATTCGAATAGCTGCCATTGATGCCGTCAGACTAGTCCAAATTTGTTTCCAGCGCATTTTTAAGGTTTTCGTGTAAGTATTTGTGTGGACTGTTGTTGCTGAAGATGTAATATCGGCTGCTGGAAATGAGAGACAGAATTGATGCAGTTAGAAAAAGTGATTTACAAAGGTCTTCGAAAAGCAAGAAAAATGGTGCGTTAACACCGTTAACCACATTGACTTCAAGATGTTATTTATATAGGCTGTTCACAGCCTTCTAAGTTGGTCTGTTGTGTTTACCGACTGGCAAGGCTTTGACATATTAGAATGttgtagattttttgtttttgttttgcttgtACTTCTTAAACACCACTTTAGAAGATTCTTGTTTTATTTGTTGGTAAATATTAAAAGACATAAAAACTCACTTGAACACAAAAAGAcattaattattaaaaaataaacgcacttaaaatataaataaacgtgaaaactaaaaataaatacacGTGAAAACTAAATATAAGTAAACGtgaaaactaaaaacaaaactgTAAAACTATGTAAAAAAATACGATTGTCAATAACATTTACTATACAGTTTAGCAACTTAAATTGAGGTATGTTGCGAATAGTTGAATGGATTGGAATGAGAAACAGCAGGATAATAACTAAATGCTTGAATGTAAGcaaaaattttctctgaattactGCAGATAAGGTGTCCtaaatgctatatattccaaaattatcacaGTATATGTCTGTTTGAATATTTAACTTgacttttttttaagattttcgtAGTTAGGACGTTAgtaatgtttgtgtgtgtgtgctaaaTTTAAGCGTTGTAAGTTGCGCTACTTAATAAGCTTAACAATGGTCAGTAATTAACATTTTGACGTATAGTGCGAAGATCATAGATTCGATTTAGTAATGTGGTAAATTTTTAATACTTTAATATTTAAAGTTGACTGTGAGCACCCTAAAAGGTTGAATAAAAACATTTAAGTATATTTGTTTTTTAACCATTATATTTCGGTAGCtcaccggtaaccgtcttcagggagATTGTTGACAAACGGCGACCGCCGTGATGTGGTGGAAGCGTGCTGATTCTTttgaaaatcctgggttcaattcccgggcaaaacaacatggcaccaaaaattcagaaacatgttttttcaattagaacaaagtttttcttagcggggtcgcccctcggcaatgatttgacaagcactccgaatgcatttctgccatgaaaagctcttcagTCAAGCCTcatctgcagatgccgttcggagtcggcgtaaactatgtcccgtcccgccaattttgtaacaaaataaaaaggagcccaaacgcaaattggaagaggagctcgacCTACAAATTCTTTGGAGGTACATATGTAtcagacctgtaaagaaaaagtaccagtacaagtatcagtacctcagtacttcgaaaaatgaatacaagtataagtatcgaggtactggtacttgaattgttgaagtacaagtaaagtacttgtaagtactttcgaagtactttgataagtgttgaacggttttgaagcggatcaaccagcacccttacgatcacctaactttgacaaaatggttgaagaagagaTTTACCGCCCTCagcttcctccgacccagtagagcgtttattttccttagaAGGCATTGTTTATAGTCCTGGAAGGCAATCAATCACggaattttcgtttgaaaaactagTACTAAAgaaggcaaacacaaaactactttaatattgttagctgttgtacaatttatacttctttgatatgttgttttacttcttgttgctttctaatacaaattttactcatattttgattttccgtttatgaatcaaactgacatattttatcataaaaagtactttcgtgtacttgcaagtatttcgaaagtatatctacttgtactttcggattcgaagtacaagtactgtagtactaaTATTTTGtcttagatttgaagtacttgtacttatttggtactactacaagtatgtactcagtactttacaggtctgatATGTATATCGGTACATATATACCAATGTGATATATAtagatcaatttgttgttgcatttgcatgttaaatttctatccgtatctggatcacgcttcattggaacgcaatatataaatattcttgattttattaGAAATTCCGATATGTGATGCAACATTCGGTAGGTTTATATAAGCAATAACGAGTTTATTATACAACTTCACTACTCAGAtataagaaaacttttttttaaatagttttaaatagATATAATAGAAAATCATTACCAACTTTACTGTCATGATTACTGATgtttttaaaaatacaaacaatggCACCATAAATATCCTCAAAacgccctttaaaaaaaaattacaaatttggtAACGTAGAGCCAATGCTGAGATTTATCTTTTTATATGTGAAATTACATTTTGTTTTACACATCGCTGGCCTCAATCCTTACATTTATactgtttttattattatatgtaACTCCGAgaaaatttaggccgagcttctcttcaaatttgctttgggcaacttttttcatttttcctacataTTGTCGAAACGGCACctaaattttgtataccaattTTACGCAATCAGGCTTATTTCATGGGCCGTTAATATCTTCTACATGAGTAAAcaaatgggaaaaataatttgTGTCGTAGAGAACGACATGTCCATTTTTCGATTGGCTTCTATAAAACtatcctaaaaaaaattttacgtctTTGTTCTTTGCATATGTAAAGATATATGTCGTAAATCTTGTGCGCATTTCACCCAAAAGCGCCGATGggcatataaaaaaataaaaacagcaaaAACCAATTGGAAGAAAGTCAACGGCGTGTCGCTCAAAATAGTATGAAGAAGAATAAAAACCACAGAACGTTAGGTAACTAACACTTTGTTGACACTTTGGTGTTTGCATGGATTGAATTTGCATGCATTATGAGTTGTAAGTGCCAATCTGGGACGAAAAGACTGGGTTTCCTTTTACTATCAGTATTGGTTTAAGAATAGTCACAGTTAAGTTTCCACTTTGCGGCAAGATTTTATACATTTCCAGTCGTTAACGCCATTAAGGACTGACTGGCACACTTGCTGTGCAGTGTTTCAGGGAATTATAATTATTGACAACAGCAGAAGTTTGCTTTTCAGCGCAAATTACATCACAGAAGGGCAGTTACAACATTTGAGATAACTAACAGAGCATTTAACCTTTCTTCGTCTTTTTTCATTTGGATTACTTTAACTGAATTTTAATTGCTATTATGCATTCGCATATGTATCACTAAAAGTATCTATATGTTTATGTGCCAGCTTTAGTATTTCTTATGCATTTTCTTTTAGGCGTATTTGCTTAAATTTGTGAAAGTCAATGTTGTTTCAAGTAAGTGGCAACACTTTAGCGAAATATCTTTCTATTTACCTCGAAAGGGCATATTCATTCACTTCTTACTACGCTTCACCACTGCATTTACTTCATGAGTTGTCAGTGTTTACATAACTGAAGATTTATAGTCAAACTATTTACAGTAAGATTTTATCAAATAAAGACTAGTAAAACGTTTGTAGCATATATTTTCATTTAGTCGAAAATAGGCCATACATTTCAAAGCTAGTAATTAAGAAATTTCACAATAAAACTCACAAATATAGGGTAAAGGACTGAGCGTCTTGTTCTAGCTGTAAAACCTTACATGTTTTTGAGACGGGTCTATATTTGTATTGAGAAATTTTAAGTCCCGTGCTAAAAGAATGCgaattttaataacttttgtgAGAGTTGTCTTACATCTGACAGCAAGTGTTGacgaaatataaaatttggttggAATCGGTCTACCTTATTAATATAAACTGATATTTTTATTTCTAGTTTTATGGTAAATGGGCGTGTCCTTCAACAGATACGGTTAAATACTAGTTTTTCTTAATTTGTGATACCAAAGCGTGTATGCAAAATTCAATGGATCTCATTTACTCTATCACGCTATTTTCGACCATTTATTTCAAGGACACGTCACACTGTACGCTCTACACTGTATGCAAGTTCCTTAACAATTTTCTCAAATATTGAGTAAAAACATTGTCGTTCGATGTATTGCATTCTTTGAGGTGTATAACTACATAACATATTTTACTATACTGCGCATATGCATATATTACGTTGAAGATGCTATATCATAGTTATGTTATAGTATAGCTACGTattgtatgtacgtacatttgttgGAAAGTTGTTTGCATTACTTAACGTATGTCAACTTAGATCAAACAAGCGCGTATCAATATGGGTGAAAAAATTTTGCCAAAAGAGGATGGCTAAAGGAAATATTGCCAGAGTTGAAAATAAAGTgttatatatctatatatgtaccTCTGTTTATATTTGAAAAAAGGTGCTTGATGATCGAGTTGATTTGCTTTTGATTAAGTATGCTTTCGAAGGGGAGTCGATTTATTTATTGAACGAGGCgggaaatttgaagtttattgcAATTTCCATTGAGCAAACAAGGCTAAAAACGAACGTACACATTTATATGCTGCGATTTAGTTTTTTGGAGGCAGTGCGTTTAAATACTAGCAAAATTCTATTAAAATTTTGGTAATcgtaaattagaaaaaagtatttctaagcgggatcgcccatCATCAGTGGTTTGACAAACTCTCCGAGAATACTTCTGCCGTGAAAAGTatcacagtgaaaactcatctgctttacaAATGcttttcggagtcggcgtaaaacatgccatccccgttccgccaatttgtagtaaaaactaaaaaaggagcacgacgcaaattggaagagaagctcggcctaaattttttcggaggttatcggtcttgcatatatttttttatatataactatTTCCGGAAAAAAACGATGTCACATTCGGTAAAGATCACTGAATTTGATACTGCAACAATATCTTAAAGTGTTCATTTCATTGTTCAATGTAAAGTGAAATGTTACGTTAGGTTGAATATAATCTATGGATGGGTTTGCAGAATTTTACCAGAAAGTGCCTAAATGAGACTAAAGATGTTTGGTATCCTTACGGTTATCATGGGATATGCGTATAATTCCAATAAGGTTTTTCGGTGGGATATTATGTCCCAATAAGACTAATTGTAGAGTATTCATGGTAAACTTTTTTGTGCTGTTCTTCGTACGTGGCTGGCAACAATATACGAATCATGAATTTACATCGAACATACACTTTAATGAGCTTCCtaaacataaaaattaaacaaaaaagccaCATAAGCAAATTTATACACACAACATCGTGTTTGTTAATAGGGACTATATATATCCCTGAAAATAAAAACATAACAAAATTCTCAACTCTACAATATGCTTTTTAGATATATAACAGAAATTTCCTCAAATATTATTGGGACATAGAagatacaaaatatataaaaaaggaaAAGGTTTTGACGAATAAAACTTTTCCTGGGATGAATTGTGCCAGTAGGAGCGAAAGGGTTAAATGTCaaattatgtaagtaagtatgCATGCAGGTATTCACGGAATTGCTTCCTAAATGGATTGACCGatcttaatcaaattttatagtATGCACTGAAAAAGGATGGGCGTATTCTAAAAATTATTTGATGAAGATgaaaatttcatgtggttgttgttgttgtagcgaccgtGTAGTGTACtcaagttttggggagtgttatcgacgttgatgccactttgccgaatatagatccggtacgttgcggtaacaagcaccattaaggtacgagcctgaccatctcgggaacgatttggtatgaccacattgaaccttctagggcaTCCCTCCCCTGATTCCGTGAAGAACTTGTTGTTGTCAAAGCCTTGCGTGCTgaagaaataggattcgccacgggttaGTGAAGTTGACAATGGGGTTTGAGAAActttaaattgcgctggcaaccccttaaaaGGATTGCGCTAACCCGTTGAATCATGAAGCTTTCATACTCCATATATCTGCAAATTATTCAGCTACCTTACTTACATTGGCTAAAAAGTTAATCTCTAATACCTCCAGAAAAGTTTTGGATAGGGAAAAAGGGTCTGCTCACTAATGGGAGTGTTTGTAATGAAGTTTGTCAAAAACTTAAGTGAGATTACTCTATAAGACCTTAGGAAATACAAGACGTTAGGAAAAGTGGGACGTTACTTCCAATATAAATGGGATCTTCGTTACTACATATCTCTGGAATATTGAAAtctggtaagtagttaaatgagATTGGAAGTGGGTGCAAAGTGGGATTTAGGAATTGGGATTTAGGCTAGGCTGAAGGAAAAGGAGGAGAGAAGAAGAGGAAGTAGAAATTGATGAAAGGGGAAGAAGAATGGGTGTGATAGGAAGAAAAACTGGGTTGGGAGAGGATAAATGATAGAAATAGAGGGGTCATTAAAACCAAAATTCGGGCAAAACAATGTCTGCCGGCCTCTATGTaaagcaattaaaattaaatttttatgtaaAACGCGGCTATCTACTTACTTTAAAAAGTATACATTGTCACACTGCAATATTgctgtttaatttaattatatttattttactgCTGTCAGCAATTTCACTCATTGTCATATTGAACAGgcaaccatatacatatgtagatatatactTGCATATATACCTCTCAGGCAATAATATCTACATACATGTACAGCTTACCTGAATATGTTAAAAATGATTCATTATGATCTTCGAATCCATCACCGCTCGCATGCTGCTCATATGGATAATTATTATGCATATCATATGAACGTCCTGAGGCCATAATGCGTGGTCGATCTTCTTCGATGACACTTTCGATTTCCTCTTTAAATATATCAAATATGCTTGCTGTGCACTTAAGCTGTTGGCATCGAAtttcatatacaaataaatatacatatttacattattttttcaaatatttatttattgtatgaCACAGTAAATTACCCTCATTTGTCCTTTAATAAAATGCTGCGTGGTTACCATGAAATGCAATGCGCTGACCACTGACTCCAAATTATTCTCTTCATATCGTTCTGTTTCATAGGTTTTTATATGGTGTAAAGGCACCTGAAATACGAAgagcaaatatatgtatgtataaatgatGTATGACGTTAAAAAtccttatatataaaataaagaaaatcacAAGATTTGCGCAGAGCTAATTGAAATtatcaagaaaaaggaaaaatattcAGGGAGGACAGATTTTTGGCAACTTTAACAAAGCATCACTTATTTCACTTAAAGagatataaataaatgaaaacgCAAATTTAATTATATCTTTTTTAAACAAGTTATAACTATGActcaggttaactctgagttaaaaagttatCTGGCCGGTATGAAAGTGGgccttaacttaaaaatgtattaGAAGCGTAAGAATTTCATGGAAAGTAATTTAGCGAAAATCAAATGGGGAAACAGTGGGAATACCTTTGGATATGATTAAAGTTGTTGAAATAGGACAATGATTTGTGGCTCATTCCCGGTATGAGTTTTCGAATAATCTTCTTTGGATTATTAAATTGAACGGAATCCTATTAATATGCTCACGTAAGTATACAAAAAACAGTTCGATTAGATCAACAAAAATagttatatacttatatactgctgagaggttccatgagaaagtggATATTGATATGGGGATAATTTATGTTTTGAAATTAGAGCCATTGTCGATAAAAATGTTGTGAAAATCTTCAACCAACCCAAAAAtactaaatttagtttttaatccattttcgatttcttttccttttcctaAAGTAAAGttgttattgtaaattttgcAACTGCCTCttatttcatatttgttataCATTGTTAGAAACTCATTTTAGCTTTATGCAGTGATTCAGTTATGACTTATTTGAAGTCGATAAGGAATTAATCATCAATGAAATATGTCCAACCCGTGATACGTTGTCAGAAATAGTTGTTAGAAGTGGGTAGGCATAGCTAATACCCCTTATGATTTTAAAAGAATTATCAACTAATTGCGTCCAATAGAAATTTCCATCAAAATACGACACCTAAAATACTTTTCTTTAATTGAAAATAGTTCAGATCCCTGTGCACCTTCACCCCAGTCACTCCCCCGAGAGAGGAATGAGGAAGAGGACTCATCTGGGGCAGGGGACccgttaacttgttcacggatgggtcgaagttgaacggaaaggttggtggaggCATCTTttttcaagagctaaatgtaagtcgcaaatttaagttggctaatcactgcagcgtcttccatGCGGAACTGTCAAGCGTATCTCATAGcctgcatcggtacaactgacccggatgaagatggctgtaatgaaacctccagtaaaatgtggaatggggaaaaaaggggcgtggcaccttccctacaaatgggatttttcagaactatggctgccgtacaaatttaagttattttaacacctatagtttgactgcattgttgagtttggctgttatgccttttggacgtttagtaatctgccgcagttaaaaaattttttagtttcagtctatctagatcttctataaaaataaaattatgtgtgtgtgttccctatgaaaacgtgtttcccatacttcaatcatcaccaaattttggctgtaggttccttcgatcaagacgaaagtttttcatatttcagaattaagaattttaaatttaaatgaaataaatttagaaattaatgccgaatgtaattgTAGCAAaaaccatcagcggtaaaagcaaaatgaagatgtgctcataccacggatcccaatgattcctacagatttgccattcaattttaagcgcttacagtttcctgtacgccttgcttttgcaattacaatcaacaaagcacaaggacaatcgcttactgttgcaggcttaaatttagagtccctgcttttcccatgaccagctatatgttgcttgctctagagttggaataccaaaaaatttgttgatctttgcaccgaacgaataaaccaaaactattgtggcactacaataagatacaaaaacaagtaaggaaggttaagttcgggtgtaaccgaacattacatactcagttgagagctatggtggcaacataagggaaaataaccatgtaggaaaatgaaccgagggaaaccctggaatgtgtttgtatgacatgtgtatcaaatgaaaggcattaaagagtattttatgagggagtgggccatagttctataggtggtagggatatagccataaaggtgggtcagggttgactctagaatgcgtttgtacgatatgggtatcaaacgaaaggtgttaatgagtattttaaagggagtgggccttagttctgtaggtcgatggcgtttcgaaatatcgccataaaggtggaccagtggtgaccctagaatttgtttgtacaatatgggtatcaaacgaaaggtgttaatgagtattttaaagggaaggggccttagttctgtaggtggatggcgtttcgaaatatcgccataaaggtggaccagtggtgaccctagaatttgtttgtacaatatgggtatcaaatgaaaggtgttaatgagtattttaaaagggagtgggccttagttctgtaggtggatgccgtttggaaatatcgccataaaggtggaccagtggtgaccctagaatttgtttgtacaatatgggtatcaaacgaaaggtgttaatgagtattttaaaagggagtgggccttagttctgtaggtggatggcgtttcgaaatatcgccataaaggtggaccagtggtgaccctagaatttgtttgtacaatatgggtatcaaacgaaaggtgttaatgagtattttaaagggagtgggccttagttctgtaggtggatggcgtttcgaaatatcgccataaaggtggaccagtggtgaccctagaatttgtttgtacaatatgggtatcaaatgaaaggtgttaatgagtattttaaaagggagtgggccttagttctgtaggtggatgccgtttggaaatatcgccataaaggtggaccagtggtgaccctagaatttgtttgtacaatatgggtatcaaacgaaaggtgttaatgagtattttaaaagggagtgggccttagttctgtaggtggatgccgtttcgagatatccccataaaggtggaccaggggtgaccctagaatttgtttgtacaatatgggtatcaaaagaaaggtgttaatgagtattttaaagggagtgggccttagttctgtaggtcgatggcgtttcgaaatatcgccataaaggtggaccagtggtgaccctagaatttgtttgtacaatatgggtatcaaaagaaaggtattaatgagtattttaaagggagtgggccttagttctgtatgtggatggcgtttcgaaatatcgccataaaggtggaccagtggtgactctagaatgtgtttttacgatatgggtatctgggtcccgggccatagtgatatcccgggtaactgtcaagcggatctcttagcccgcatcggtacaactgaaccggatgaagatggctgtagggacttcgggatcccgctggccacctgtggattgctcctccatagctgggcctcgaatcagctcagcaaacgttgggcggataccacgtcttgcagggtagcaagatctttctggccgaaagtggatggcaggaggtctgctgaaataattgggttcactaaggctcacctatcaatggtcattggggttttgacagggcactgtcccatgggtatccatgcggtacgtctcaatatactggaaactccatcctgctgcagctgtatggaggatgatgaggtggaatcaccaaatcactttatgcttgattgtccagcttttgccagaattaggcgaaagtacttcggtcgcgactcacttggatctcccgaggatatatccaaggttgagatcggtatcattcggagctttatcgttgctacccaacgattctctaagtagctggatctaggtcaccgttatttttggtgtatgtggtatcacaacggaccttcgtgttgtccaagtgagctatccttatcagggcagctaccacctaacctatcctatcataagggtatcaaatgaaaggtgttaatgagtattttaaaagggagtaatccttagttccataggtgggcgccgtttcgaaatatcgccataaaggtggaccagtggtgaccctagaatttgtttgtacaatatgggtatcaaaagaaaggtgttaatgagtattttaaaagggagtgggccttagttctgtaggtggatgccgtttcgaaatatcgccataaaggtggaccagtggtgactctagaatgtgtttgtacgatatgggtatcaaattaaatgtattaatgagggttttaaaagggagtggtggttgttgtataggtggtcgccttttccagatatcgccataaaggtggaccaggggtgactctagaatgcgtttgtacgatatgggtatcaaatgaaaggtgttaatgagtattttaaaagggagtaatccttag
The DNA window shown above is from Eurosta solidaginis isolate ZX-2024a chromosome 2, ASM4086904v1, whole genome shotgun sequence and carries:
- the LOC137239092 gene encoding uncharacterized protein, with protein sequence MLIILMAVPGFIAGLKDVSVTIPQAVKRGSNALLICNYDMENDTLYSVKWYKGRREFYRYTPKENPAMKVFPMAAAGLNVERNLSNQSHVVLLAVPLNISGKFTCEISVEAPTFQTAMVSGELEVVELPEEQAIVTGIQPRYRIGDLVDGNCSIKYSKPAANLTWTINGIVVPLHHIKTYETERYEENNLESVVSALHFMVTTQHFIKGQMRLKCTASIFDIFKEEIESVIEEDRPRIMASGRSYDMHNNYPYEQHASGDGFEDHNESFLTYSAADITSSATTVHTNTYTKTLKMRWKQIWTSLTASMAAIRIFSKQFKQPVVEELELKSVKRITEARYNEEEGKIAKALGSFEVKKESVAYIFAILFTTIFVRVLTRHFISCQKMSKKSTTMEREHSTLRRAFATELTRNMLAPKVIRATTAAATKSTTTSTVIVKRAVKARKSFHNCIENNLKSLIVLLVCLLHTLLKMFMQYAISTVNPLQKLQLLQEQEQQEKEHHQSTAIKQRAETHLQCNANEQLSLTVADGSSTPPLPIRTTTTTTSDVLTFDTVGASATKHAALDICSSNITCETSSSSSNYQAIANFTKDTSKDQKLLMMIAQGFDCQHADDFVTLTQWSKYTRKKHKQIFSLQSIKNDELQTKVLTFYWQKNAISPSFFCCNC